From one Agathobaculum sp. NTUH-O15-33 genomic stretch:
- a CDS encoding MFS transporter has protein sequence MRDNEKTKGIFQAIIIVAAACLVHGVMQGVHDNYGIMMNGLLPVTGVDYAGVSLCIGAGALVYGFAQPFLGMLALKKSNTFVILLGILFTVTGLAVTPLCRGLPSLFIFFGLVLPFGTTGLCFGIVMGAITPILGERRAAVVSGIVQASAGIGDALMSPGLETLISKFGIHTAMTVTALPFLTMVPVALWLARTNQATAIQPKDESLRDRSLSSILKEALQDRDYRLIAIGFSTCGFNMSIIESHLFSQYLSYGIPGKTASLTLTVYGVATMIGAVAVGFLGTKFRMKNILGCVYAARVFISLGFLILPKTVPFAFVATALLGMSGDATVPPTSGIITRKFGADQMAILYGFTLIGHQIGAFVSSYLGGVLVKAGLGYMPLWAVNMLLAAVAAAASFAIGAGKRSAARPGSDYANTPL, from the coding sequence ATGCGGGATAACGAGAAAACAAAGGGAATTTTTCAGGCGATCATCATTGTGGCAGCAGCCTGCCTAGTCCACGGCGTGATGCAGGGCGTTCATGATAATTATGGGATCATGATGAACGGACTGCTCCCGGTAACGGGCGTGGATTACGCGGGCGTCAGCCTGTGCATTGGCGCGGGGGCCTTGGTATATGGATTCGCGCAGCCCTTTCTCGGCATGTTGGCGCTAAAAAAATCCAACACCTTTGTGATCCTTCTCGGCATCTTATTCACCGTGACCGGCCTTGCCGTCACGCCCTTATGCCGAGGCCTACCCTCGCTTTTTATTTTCTTCGGCTTGGTTTTACCGTTTGGAACAACGGGGCTATGCTTTGGTATCGTGATGGGCGCGATCACGCCGATCCTTGGAGAACGCCGTGCGGCCGTTGTTTCCGGTATCGTGCAGGCAAGCGCCGGCATTGGGGATGCGCTGATGTCCCCCGGCCTCGAAACCCTTATTTCCAAATTTGGTATCCATACCGCCATGACTGTTACCGCGCTCCCCTTCCTCACGATGGTCCCCGTCGCCCTTTGGCTTGCCAGAACGAATCAGGCGACTGCGATACAGCCGAAAGACGAAAGCCTGCGCGATCGGTCGCTCTCTTCTATTTTAAAGGAAGCGCTTCAAGATCGGGACTACCGCTTGATCGCCATCGGTTTTTCCACCTGCGGCTTCAATATGTCGATCATAGAAAGTCACTTGTTTTCACAATACCTGTCCTATGGCATCCCCGGGAAAACGGCTTCTCTTACCCTGACTGTTTACGGGGTCGCCACGATGATAGGCGCTGTGGCCGTTGGTTTTCTCGGCACGAAATTTCGTATGAAAAATATTCTTGGCTGCGTCTATGCCGCAAGAGTCTTTATTTCTTTAGGTTTTTTAATTTTGCCAAAGACGGTTCCCTTTGCCTTTGTCGCCACAGCGCTGCTTGGCATGAGCGGCGACGCCACCGTGCCGCCCACCTCCGGTATTATCACCCGCAAATTCGGGGCCGATCAAATGGCCATCCTATACGGTTTCACCTTGATCGGACATCAGATCGGCGCGTTTGTAAGCTCCTATCTCGGGGGTGTGCTCGTCAAAGCGGGGTTGGGCTATATGCCGCTATGGGCGGTGAATATGCTGTTGGCGGCCGTCGCGGCGGCCGCAAGCTTCGCCATTGGCGCGGGCAAACGCTCGGCGGCGCGGCCCGGTTCTGACTATGCAAACACTCCCTTATAA
- a CDS encoding LysR family transcriptional regulator: MDLKYLHTFRTIVSEGGFCKAAEKLNYTQSTITFQIGRLEQELSANLFEKIGRKMVLTKAGEHLVPYVDEILQSVDKLRFFEDDIAQCQGDIRIGIAETMLCYQFPAILKEFHRRAPKARLFLRSMNCYDIRNELFAGTLDIGVFYEDVGGFGSGLTTQTLGGYPLILVASPEVKRGFPDFVTPDRVVPVPFIINEPNCIFRQLFEQYLREKSIILDHTIELWSIPTIKNLVKNDVGVSFLPAFTVREELESGALVEIPIDLSDATITAVCAHHKNKWISPLMRLFLDLCSEKLPIKKAAVI; encoded by the coding sequence ATGGATCTGAAATACTTACATACCTTCCGCACGATCGTAAGCGAAGGCGGATTCTGCAAGGCCGCGGAAAAGTTAAACTACACGCAATCCACCATCACCTTTCAGATCGGACGGCTCGAGCAGGAATTATCCGCAAATCTTTTTGAAAAGATCGGGCGCAAAATGGTCCTGACAAAAGCGGGCGAGCATCTGGTGCCCTACGTTGATGAGATTCTGCAATCCGTTGACAAACTGCGCTTTTTTGAGGATGATATAGCGCAATGCCAAGGGGATATTAGGATCGGTATCGCCGAAACCATGCTGTGCTACCAATTCCCCGCGATCCTGAAAGAATTTCATAGGCGAGCGCCCAAGGCCCGCTTGTTTTTGCGCTCTATGAACTGCTATGATATCCGCAATGAGCTTTTTGCGGGCACGCTGGATATCGGCGTTTTTTACGAGGATGTCGGCGGCTTTGGCTCGGGCCTCACGACGCAGACCTTGGGCGGTTATCCGCTTATTCTGGTGGCTTCGCCCGAAGTGAAACGCGGTTTCCCGGATTTTGTTACGCCGGACCGGGTCGTGCCGGTCCCGTTTATCATCAACGAGCCAAACTGTATCTTCAGGCAGCTGTTTGAGCAATACCTGCGGGAAAAGTCCATCATCCTCGACCACACCATTGAATTGTGGAGCATTCCCACCATCAAAAACCTTGTCAAAAATGATGTCGGCGTTTCTTTCCTGCCCGCCTTCACGGTGCGGGAAGAGCTGGAAAGCGGCGCGCTGGTAGAAATTCCGATCGATCTGTCGGATGCGACCATCACGGCTGTTTGCGCGCACCATAAAAACAAGTGGATCAGTCCGCTGATGCGGCTGTTTCTGGATCTGTGCAGTGAAAAGCTGCCGATAAAAAAGGCCGCGGTCATCTGA
- a CDS encoding cold-shock protein, which produces MMTGTVKWFNAEKGFGFIQNDDGSDDLFVHFSAIQSDGYKSLNEGQRVSFESEVDPKNSSKMRAVNVIPE; this is translated from the coding sequence ATTATGACAGGTACGGTAAAATGGTTTAACGCTGAAAAGGGCTTTGGCTTCATCCAGAACGACGACGGCAGCGACGATCTGTTCGTTCACTTCTCCGCCATCCAGTCCGATGGTTACAAGTCCCTGAACGAAGGCCAGCGCGTTTCGTTCGAGTCCGAGGTTGATCCCAAGAACAGCAGCAAGATGCGCGCTGTCAACGTTATCCCGGAATAA
- a CDS encoding SpoIIE family protein phosphatase, whose product MDKQKTKRSAPQAVGRAAALFAQAFSEERLRFLLRGIERFALCAVLSRGTVLGGYAPFGLAMAAALMVRGAGLSAIGGVFFGAMLLQGGTRSAVYAAAALLVLCVVNVCGGLKCVQKRWFASTVAALAGAACTFVFLPVGQALNTAAIFTFVAAQGLTFAACWAYGVALSPPREESDWRRPATLLALTATVLLSLADLDFFSLLAPARVLALLTVLAAGYLGGPASGAAAGVAFGAAMDLSVGQGALFTCCYGLCALVAGLFRENGRAPYALTALGAGICAAMLGADSVLFVPMLIELICAVAFFAALPSFVWNALRQTLLPDTLLGEAAQKRVRRSAGQCASEVAQAFYELYLAMLTGVSAGKAAGDQNVHAVFDRASDRVCKNCVLCSQCWQRDYVTTLAALNDVTQPMLKRGRAELSDFPYHFASRCVRLPELMRAINSALFALRERQSLKQQEAENQNLLARQYAGITDILRQVSAEATQDYTAQPMRERQVRRYAAAFGWIDRVSVLRDASGRMVVELYGEGIGDVEKQSGGFSAGLSALLGVGLTAPKRVEDELGTRLVMRERAPFRAVVGAGRQQKEGSAVSGDSGCYFLTDDGVACLLLADGMGTGAAAAQDSRTLLSSMERFLRAGITPVDALKAVSPAFRLRSAGMRFITLDTLTVDLFTGKAESLKCGAAPSYLRIGGRWTKLDTKTLPIGLAEEDGHSETVPLRLGHGDLFVMLSDGVSDGVDDGWVLETLQKHASEGAKELAAHLVTEARGRGTDDDRTALVLRIEKN is encoded by the coding sequence ATGGACAAGCAGAAAACCAAACGATCGGCGCCGCAGGCAGTGGGGCGGGCGGCGGCGCTCTTCGCGCAGGCTTTTTCAGAGGAACGGCTGCGCTTCTTGCTGCGCGGAATAGAACGGTTCGCGCTCTGCGCGGTACTCTCGCGCGGCACCGTGCTCGGCGGATATGCCCCTTTCGGACTGGCCATGGCCGCCGCGCTGATGGTGCGCGGGGCAGGGCTTTCCGCGATCGGCGGCGTGTTCTTCGGCGCGATGCTGCTGCAAGGCGGCACGCGCAGCGCGGTATACGCAGCGGCGGCGCTGCTCGTATTATGCGTGGTCAATGTGTGCGGCGGATTAAAATGCGTGCAAAAGCGCTGGTTCGCCTCCACGGTGGCGGCGCTGGCGGGCGCGGCGTGCACCTTTGTGTTCCTGCCTGTCGGGCAGGCGCTCAACACGGCGGCGATCTTTACTTTCGTGGCCGCGCAGGGGCTTACCTTCGCCGCGTGCTGGGCGTACGGTGTGGCGCTATCGCCGCCGCGCGAAGAAAGCGATTGGCGAAGGCCGGCCACATTGCTGGCGCTGACCGCGACCGTGCTGCTCTCGCTGGCTGATCTGGACTTTTTCAGCTTACTTGCGCCGGCGCGGGTGCTGGCGCTGCTTACGGTGCTGGCGGCCGGCTACCTCGGCGGCCCGGCGAGCGGCGCGGCGGCGGGCGTGGCCTTTGGCGCGGCAATGGATTTGTCGGTTGGGCAGGGGGCGCTGTTTACCTGCTGCTACGGACTGTGCGCGCTGGTTGCGGGCCTGTTCCGCGAAAACGGCCGCGCCCCGTATGCGCTGACCGCGCTGGGCGCGGGAATCTGCGCCGCGATGCTGGGCGCGGACAGCGTGCTGTTTGTGCCCATGCTGATTGAATTGATCTGCGCGGTGGCGTTTTTCGCCGCTCTGCCAAGCTTTGTCTGGAACGCGCTGCGGCAAACGCTGCTGCCTGATACGCTGCTGGGCGAGGCCGCGCAAAAGCGCGTGCGCCGTTCAGCGGGACAGTGCGCGAGCGAGGTGGCGCAGGCGTTTTACGAGCTTTATCTCGCCATGCTCACCGGCGTATCCGCCGGAAAAGCGGCGGGCGACCAGAATGTACATGCGGTATTTGACCGTGCGAGCGACCGGGTATGCAAAAATTGCGTGCTTTGTTCGCAGTGCTGGCAGCGCGATTATGTGACCACGCTTGCCGCTTTAAACGATGTGACCCAGCCCATGCTCAAACGGGGCCGGGCCGAGCTTTCGGATTTTCCCTATCATTTCGCCTCGCGCTGCGTGCGCCTGCCCGAATTGATGCGCGCGATCAACAGCGCGCTGTTTGCCCTGCGAGAACGGCAAAGCCTAAAGCAGCAGGAAGCGGAAAACCAGAACCTGCTGGCGCGGCAATACGCGGGCATCACGGATATCCTGCGCCAAGTGAGCGCCGAAGCGACGCAGGACTACACCGCCCAGCCCATGCGGGAGCGGCAGGTACGCCGCTATGCCGCCGCCTTCGGCTGGATCGACCGGGTGAGCGTGCTGCGCGACGCGAGCGGGCGCATGGTGGTTGAACTGTACGGCGAGGGCATCGGCGATGTGGAAAAGCAGTCCGGCGGCTTTTCGGCCGGCCTGTCCGCGCTGCTCGGCGTGGGCCTGACCGCGCCCAAAAGGGTGGAGGACGAGCTTGGCACGCGTCTTGTGATGCGTGAGCGCGCGCCCTTTCGCGCGGTCGTGGGCGCGGGGCGGCAGCAAAAGGAAGGCTCCGCGGTCTCGGGCGACAGCGGCTGTTATTTCCTGACCGACGACGGCGTGGCCTGCCTCTTGCTCGCGGACGGTATGGGTACGGGCGCGGCGGCCGCGCAGGACAGCCGCACCCTGCTTTCTTCGATGGAGCGCTTTCTCCGCGCAGGCATCACGCCGGTGGACGCGCTGAAAGCGGTATCTCCCGCGTTTCGTCTGCGCTCGGCGGGCATGCGCTTCATCACGCTCGACACCTTGACCGTCGACCTATTCACCGGCAAAGCGGAAAGCCTCAAGTGCGGCGCGGCGCCGTCCTACCTGCGGATCGGTGGGCGCTGGACCAAGCTGGATACGAAGACCCTGCCCATCGGTTTGGCGGAGGAGGATGGACACTCCGAGACCGTGCCGCTGCGTCTGGGCCATGGCGATCTGTTCGTGATGCTGTCCGACGGCGTATCGGACGGCGTGGATGACGGATGGGTGCTGGAGACCCTGCAAAAGCACGCGAGCGAAGGCGCAAAGGAGCTGGCCGCCCATTTGGTGACCGAGGCGCGCGGACGCGGCACGGACGACGACCGGACGGCGCTGGTGCTGCGTATTGAGAAAAACTGA
- a CDS encoding translation initiation factor 2, which yields MVKGVSRRVVVVEPDNRALFEQAIFLVRDHTVSQGEVLREACRIADRYLVAGTVRRPRRRYRLWQVLAAFALGAAVSCLIWAAAVFLL from the coding sequence ATGGTCAAAGGTGTGAGCCGGCGTGTGGTCGTGGTGGAGCCGGACAACCGTGCTCTGTTTGAGCAGGCGATTTTTTTAGTGCGCGATCACACGGTGTCGCAGGGCGAGGTGCTGCGCGAAGCCTGCCGGATCGCGGACCGGTATCTGGTCGCGGGCACGGTGCGGCGGCCTCGGCGGCGCTACCGGCTATGGCAGGTGCTGGCGGCTTTTGCGCTCGGCGCGGCGGTGAGCTGCCTGATCTGGGCGGCCGCAGTGTTCCTTTTGTAA
- a CDS encoding DedA family protein, with product MTADQFFALFHQYGLILVCAVMFCEYMNLPGFPAGIIMPCVGVLIAQSELSLLLTIALSIVFGLLGSLVIYALCYWGGEPIMRKLFGKSKKFNSFVARCNDFIEMHRGRGLAYCRIVPVLRTIVSIPAGLLRMPVKWFIGWSAAGIAVWNTVLISFGYFFSEKILIMF from the coding sequence ATGACGGCAGATCAATTTTTTGCGCTGTTTCACCAATACGGCCTGATCTTAGTCTGCGCGGTGATGTTTTGTGAATATATGAATTTGCCCGGTTTTCCGGCGGGCATTATTATGCCGTGCGTTGGCGTGCTGATCGCGCAGAGCGAGCTGTCGCTGTTGCTGACGATCGCGCTGTCCATCGTTTTCGGCTTGTTGGGCAGTCTGGTGATCTACGCGTTGTGCTACTGGGGCGGCGAGCCGATCATGCGCAAGCTGTTTGGCAAGAGTAAAAAATTCAACTCTTTTGTCGCACGGTGCAACGATTTTATTGAAATGCACCGGGGCAGAGGGTTGGCCTACTGCCGCATCGTGCCCGTGCTGCGTACCATTGTATCCATCCCCGCGGGGCTGCTGCGCATGCCGGTCAAATGGTTTATCGGCTGGTCCGCGGCGGGCATCGCGGTATGGAACACGGTGCTGATTTCCTTTGGCTACTTTTTCAGCGAGAAAATTTTGATCATGTTTTAA
- a CDS encoding MATE family efflux transporter — MKERNTKMELLGSAPMPKALLALGLPTMIGMMINALYNLADAYFVGGLGTDPMGAITVAYPLGQVVVGLGLLFGNGAASYLSRLLGKGDKENANKVASTALYSSIAVGAAVIVCALVFLGPLLRRMGTIDSVMPYAVAYTRIYIAGSLFNVFNVTMNNIVSSEGAAKTTMFVLLTGAVLNVILDPIFIYGLDLGITGAAMATALSQFVSTLVYLGYILRKKSVFRFRIKDCCFSREILSEILKIGIPTLAFQVLTSLSISMINNGAMKYGGSALAAMGPVTKIMSVGSLMVFGFLKGLQPIAGYSYGAKRFDRLHEAIKTTIVWSTVFCAVFGLLAALCATPVMAQFTRDDMEMIRIGRTALRANGLSFVLFGFYTVYSSLFLALGKAKEGCFLGACRQGLCFVPVMLLLPRLFGLHGILYAQPVADVLSAVIALWMAARLHRELKQPLPLAQT, encoded by the coding sequence ATGAAGGAACGTAATACAAAAATGGAACTGCTGGGCAGCGCGCCGATGCCCAAAGCGCTTTTGGCGCTCGGCCTGCCCACCATGATCGGAATGATGATAAACGCGCTGTACAATTTGGCGGATGCGTACTTTGTCGGCGGTCTGGGTACCGATCCCATGGGCGCGATCACCGTGGCCTATCCGCTCGGACAGGTCGTTGTAGGCTTGGGGCTGCTGTTCGGCAACGGCGCGGCCTCCTACCTATCCCGGCTGCTCGGCAAGGGAGACAAGGAAAACGCAAACAAGGTGGCCAGCACCGCCCTATACAGCAGCATTGCCGTTGGCGCGGCCGTGATCGTTTGCGCGCTTGTTTTTCTTGGTCCCCTTTTAAGGCGCATGGGTACGATTGACAGCGTTATGCCTTATGCCGTCGCCTATACCCGCATTTATATCGCCGGCTCCCTCTTCAATGTGTTCAATGTTACCATGAATAATATCGTATCGAGCGAAGGCGCGGCCAAAACAACGATGTTCGTCCTGCTGACAGGGGCGGTGCTGAATGTGATATTGGACCCTATTTTTATCTACGGGCTGGATCTGGGCATCACCGGCGCCGCCATGGCCACGGCGCTTTCGCAGTTCGTTTCCACGCTGGTCTATCTCGGCTATATCCTACGCAAAAAGAGCGTCTTCCGTTTCCGCATCAAGGATTGCTGCTTTTCCCGCGAAATCCTATCCGAAATTTTGAAGATCGGCATTCCCACGCTGGCGTTTCAGGTGCTCACGAGCCTTTCCATCTCTATGATCAACAACGGCGCGATGAAATACGGCGGCTCCGCCCTTGCCGCGATGGGACCTGTCACCAAGATCATGTCCGTGGGCAGTTTGATGGTATTCGGCTTTTTAAAAGGCTTGCAGCCGATCGCCGGTTATAGCTACGGCGCCAAACGGTTTGACCGCTTACACGAAGCGATCAAGACTACTATCGTCTGGTCCACGGTATTTTGCGCGGTCTTCGGCCTTCTGGCCGCTCTATGCGCCACGCCGGTCATGGCGCAGTTTACAAGAGACGATATGGAAATGATCCGCATCGGCCGGACGGCCCTGCGGGCAAATGGTCTATCCTTTGTGCTGTTTGGTTTTTATACGGTATATTCCTCACTTTTCCTTGCGCTGGGCAAAGCGAAGGAGGGCTGTTTTCTTGGCGCATGCAGGCAGGGACTTTGCTTTGTGCCCGTCATGCTGCTTTTGCCAAGGCTCTTCGGTCTGCACGGCATCCTTTATGCACAACCGGTGGCGGATGTGCTTTCCGCCGTCATCGCGCTGTGGATGGCCGCGCGGCTTCACAGGGAACTAAAGCAGCCGCTTCCGCTGGCGCAAACTTAA
- a CDS encoding PadR family transcriptional regulator codes for MATIDLIVLGMLKKEALSAYDIQKLVEYRNISRWVKISTPSIYKKVLQLEAKGLVKSETVKEGKMAEKAVYSLTDAGEREFESLMLEISAKPIQIFLDFNAVIVNLASLPPDKQAACLTDIESNVKTLKSYLEENLHSKENAPEIPETGMAVLRQQLALAESIETWIASLKESFG; via the coding sequence ATGGCGACCATTGATTTAATCGTGCTGGGCATGTTAAAAAAAGAAGCGCTCAGCGCCTATGATATTCAGAAATTAGTGGAATATCGGAATATATCGCGGTGGGTGAAGATCAGTACCCCGTCCATTTATAAAAAAGTGCTTCAGTTGGAAGCGAAGGGGCTTGTCAAAAGCGAAACGGTGAAAGAAGGAAAAATGGCCGAGAAGGCCGTTTATTCTTTGACCGATGCGGGAGAAAGGGAATTTGAAAGCTTGATGCTTGAAATTTCGGCGAAGCCCATTCAAATTTTTTTGGATTTCAACGCGGTCATCGTCAATTTAGCCAGTCTGCCGCCGGATAAGCAAGCGGCGTGCCTAACGGATATCGAAAGCAATGTGAAAACGCTGAAATCCTATTTGGAGGAAAACCTGCATAGCAAAGAAAACGCGCCGGAAATCCCCGAAACCGGCATGGCGGTTTTGCGGCAGCAGCTGGCGCTGGCCGAGTCGATCGAAACATGGATCGCTTCCCTAAAAGAAAGCTTTGGCTGA
- a CDS encoding PTS sugar transporter subunit IIC/EAL domain-containing protein, giving the protein MYHRLLRLTDRMERSRVFSSVRKGLLMLVPILVTGSVALMLRSLPVPALQEALQQAAGGFFLRLLDLIYDATLGLISIYLLCGVSYAYASALDQTRDDSFRLLAVIASLGCFIAFFGAPAGEFPFSACSATSLFSAMLCAILGVRLFHAFTAYLPHRFRSYAPGADLHFRISVSMIVPLALCITVFALAALVLQLVTGQPDLNTLLATAMARVFEYLPGELGSGVLFVTLLDLLWFCGMHGGNVMEQVAQVYFIPADSAPDLIVGKAFLDNFALMGGCGATLCLLLALLLFSRDKDDRRLAWSAVPFAIFNMNELLVFGLPVILNPVLLLPFLAVPILSLVIAYGATALGFLPIVMHSVTWTTPALFSGYIATGSFRGVIVQLVILIAGVLLYAPFIRLSEHMRKAREDSLLDDFIHTFWDERDTPAAGGYLGRNDRTGVMANQLVSQLRQDVERGEIPVYYQPQVDEHGRIVGAEALLRWQYHGHAVAPPIAVALAQEDGLFDGLTHRILESAAKAAARLRLRLGSTFQLSVNVTAGQIDDPAFIAAVIKLIQQSGLGHCICLEITEEDAVERYDRIAAHLDRLRESGVAAAIDDFSMGHTSLKYLQNNAFRFVKLDGSLVRSLPDSPRSQEIVRSLIDLGRDLGFEVVAEYVENETLHTLLLSLGCRRFQGYLFSPAIPADDLMRL; this is encoded by the coding sequence TTGTACCACAGATTGCTTCGCTTGACCGACCGGATGGAGCGCAGCCGCGTTTTTTCATCCGTGCGCAAGGGCCTGCTGATGCTTGTGCCCATACTGGTCACCGGTTCGGTCGCGTTGATGTTGCGCAGCCTGCCCGTCCCCGCTTTGCAGGAGGCGCTGCAACAGGCCGCGGGCGGTTTCTTTCTGCGCCTGCTCGATCTGATCTACGACGCCACCCTCGGGCTGATCTCGATCTATCTGCTCTGCGGCGTCAGCTATGCCTATGCTTCCGCGCTGGACCAGACCCGCGACGATTCCTTCCGCCTGCTGGCGGTCATCGCCTCGCTCGGCTGCTTTATCGCGTTTTTTGGCGCGCCCGCAGGCGAATTCCCCTTTTCCGCGTGCAGCGCGACCAGCCTGTTCAGCGCCATGCTGTGCGCGATCTTGGGCGTGCGGCTGTTCCATGCGTTTACCGCCTACCTGCCGCACCGTTTCCGCTCCTACGCCCCGGGGGCCGATCTGCATTTCCGCATCTCGGTATCGATGATCGTTCCGCTGGCGCTGTGCATCACGGTATTCGCGCTGGCGGCGCTCGTGCTGCAGCTTGTGACCGGCCAGCCCGATCTCAACACCCTGCTGGCCACCGCGATGGCGCGGGTCTTTGAATACCTGCCGGGCGAATTGGGCAGCGGCGTGCTGTTTGTCACGCTGCTCGATCTGCTGTGGTTCTGCGGCATGCACGGCGGCAACGTGATGGAGCAGGTGGCGCAGGTCTACTTTATCCCCGCCGATTCCGCGCCGGACCTGATCGTCGGCAAGGCGTTTCTCGATAATTTCGCGCTCATGGGCGGCTGCGGCGCTACATTGTGCCTGCTGCTGGCGCTTTTACTGTTTTCCCGCGACAAGGACGACCGGCGGCTTGCCTGGTCCGCCGTTCCCTTTGCCATCTTTAATATGAACGAGCTGCTCGTGTTCGGCTTGCCGGTTATTTTGAATCCGGTCCTGCTGCTCCCCTTTCTGGCCGTGCCCATCCTATCCCTTGTGATCGCCTATGGGGCAACGGCGCTGGGCTTTCTGCCCATTGTGATGCACTCGGTCACTTGGACCACGCCCGCGCTGTTCAGCGGCTATATTGCCACGGGTTCCTTCCGGGGCGTTATCGTTCAACTGGTGATCCTGATCGCCGGGGTATTACTCTACGCGCCTTTTATCCGTCTGTCCGAGCACATGCGCAAGGCGCGTGAGGATTCCTTGCTTGACGATTTTATCCACACCTTCTGGGACGAGCGGGATACGCCCGCCGCGGGCGGTTATCTGGGCCGGAACGACCGCACGGGCGTGATGGCCAACCAGCTTGTCAGCCAGCTCCGGCAGGATGTGGAACGCGGCGAAATCCCGGTTTACTATCAGCCGCAGGTAGACGAGCACGGCCGCATCGTCGGCGCGGAGGCGCTGCTGCGCTGGCAATACCACGGCCACGCCGTGGCCCCGCCGATCGCCGTCGCCCTCGCGCAGGAGGACGGGCTTTTCGACGGGCTGACGCACCGCATATTGGAAAGCGCGGCAAAAGCCGCCGCCCGTCTCCGTTTACGGCTGGGCAGTACGTTTCAGCTCTCCGTCAATGTCACGGCCGGGCAGATCGACGACCCCGCTTTTATCGCGGCCGTCATCAAACTGATTCAGCAATCGGGTCTGGGCCACTGCATCTGTTTGGAGATCACAGAGGAAGACGCGGTGGAACGGTACGACCGCATCGCCGCCCACCTTGACCGGCTGCGCGAAAGCGGCGTTGCCGCCGCGATCGATGATTTCAGTATGGGCCACACCTCGCTCAAATATCTGCAAAACAACGCGTTTCGCTTCGTCAAGCTGGATGGCTCACTCGTCCGCAGCCTGCCGGACAGCCCCCGCTCACAGGAGATCGTACGCTCGCTGATCGATCTGGGCCGGGATCTCGGCTTTGAGGTCGTTGCGGAATACGTGGAAAACGAGACGCTTCACACCCTGCTGCTGAGTCTTGGCTGCCGGCGCTTTCAAGGCTACCTTTTCAGCCCCGCGATCCCGGCGGACGATCTGATGCGATTATAA
- the dusB gene encoding tRNA dihydrouridine synthase DusB — protein MQIGSVLLGGRVALAPMAGVTDRAFRQICREHGAALTYTEMVSTRALAYGDKKTPRLLSLAENERPAAAQIFGHDPASMAEGAKIACALSGCAIIDINMGCPAPKIVNNGDGSALMRDPALAARIIEAVKNAVDVPVTIKFRKGWDDKSVCCVAFARMAERAGADAITVHGRTRAQQYSGQADWDAIRAVKAAVHIPVIANGDVFEPEDVPRILAHTGADMVMIGRGSLGDPWIFSRANALLETGVCPPLPPFAERIDTAVRQIELAAAQKGERVALLEARKHVNWYLKRERGVKAFKQRVCALERMEELYPLAEALKHAVEDGPPCI, from the coding sequence ATGCAAATCGGCTCTGTTTTACTCGGCGGACGTGTGGCGCTCGCCCCGATGGCCGGGGTCACCGACCGGGCGTTTCGCCAGATATGCCGGGAACACGGCGCCGCGCTCACCTATACCGAAATGGTATCGACCCGCGCGCTCGCCTATGGCGATAAAAAGACGCCGCGCTTGCTCAGCCTCGCGGAAAACGAGCGGCCCGCCGCCGCGCAGATCTTCGGGCACGACCCCGCGAGCATGGCCGAGGGGGCCAAAATCGCGTGCGCGCTTTCGGGCTGCGCCATCATCGATATCAATATGGGCTGTCCCGCGCCCAAGATCGTGAACAACGGCGACGGTTCCGCGCTGATGCGCGACCCCGCCCTTGCCGCACGGATTATCGAAGCGGTGAAAAACGCGGTGGACGTGCCGGTCACGATCAAGTTTCGCAAAGGGTGGGACGATAAAAGCGTTTGCTGCGTTGCGTTCGCCCGCATGGCCGAGCGCGCCGGGGCGGACGCGATCACGGTGCATGGCCGCACGCGGGCGCAGCAGTACAGCGGCCAAGCGGATTGGGACGCGATCCGCGCGGTCAAGGCCGCCGTGCATATTCCGGTAATCGCCAACGGCGATGTGTTTGAACCGGAGGATGTGCCGCGCATACTGGCCCATACGGGGGCGGATATGGTGATGATCGGCCGGGGCAGTCTGGGCGATCCTTGGATCTTTTCGCGCGCGAACGCGCTGCTTGAGACCGGCGTGTGCCCGCCGCTGCCGCCGTTTGCGGAGCGGATCGACACCGCGGTGCGCCAGATTGAGCTGGCCGCCGCGCAGAAGGGCGAGCGCGTGGCCCTGCTGGAGGCGCGAAAGCATGTGAATTGGTATTTGAAAAGGGAACGGGGCGTCAAGGCCTTCAAGCAGCGCGTGTGCGCGCTCGAGCGGATGGAGGAGCTTTATCCGTTGGCCGAAGCGCTGAAACATGCGGTAGAAGACGGGCCGCCCTGTATATAA